In Mucilaginibacter celer, one DNA window encodes the following:
- the rseP gene encoding RIP metalloprotease RseP, with protein MSIVIMVGQLILGLSILVILHELGHFLAARAFGIKVEKFYLFFDAWNISLFKFTYKGVEYGIGWLPLGGYVKIAGMIDESMDTEQMAGPPQPWEFRSKPAWQRLIVMLGGVTVNIILGILIFWVLTIRFGDSYIPNSSAKYGIVPGAVGKKIGLQVGDKVTAINGKPFVRFDDLTSPNVLLDNTVFTIQRGAQTLQISIPKTILNDLDDHDIEGFISRLPRTKFAVDSLEPGSNAVKAGLKKGDSIVMANNHPIIFWDELQAQLAANKGKQIELGVKRNHVPVTLKASVTADGKLGFYRSRNDFADIRTVKYGFFESFPIATAKAWSTFRDNAKGIGKIAQGDVNPRKAVSGPIAIANLFGGTIDWVHFWTLVGFLSMVLALMNLLPIPALDGGHAVFLIIEMIKGKPLSDKFLERAQIVGFVILVCLMVFVFGNDIVRIVTKK; from the coding sequence ATGAGTATAGTGATTATGGTGGGCCAGCTGATACTGGGCCTTTCAATTTTAGTAATTCTGCACGAGCTGGGGCACTTCCTGGCAGCGCGGGCCTTTGGCATTAAGGTAGAGAAGTTCTACCTGTTTTTTGATGCCTGGAATATAAGCCTGTTTAAATTTACATATAAAGGTGTTGAGTACGGCATTGGCTGGCTGCCCTTGGGCGGTTATGTAAAAATTGCCGGTATGATAGATGAATCGATGGATACCGAACAAATGGCCGGCCCGCCGCAGCCATGGGAGTTTCGTTCAAAACCGGCCTGGCAGCGTTTAATTGTAATGCTTGGCGGTGTTACGGTAAACATTATACTGGGCATCCTGATATTCTGGGTATTAACCATCCGTTTTGGTGACAGCTACATTCCTAACTCCAGCGCCAAATACGGCATAGTACCCGGTGCCGTAGGTAAAAAAATAGGCTTACAGGTTGGCGATAAGGTTACCGCAATAAACGGCAAGCCATTTGTGCGTTTTGACGATTTAACCAGCCCCAATGTTTTGCTTGATAATACGGTATTCACTATCCAGCGCGGAGCGCAAACCTTACAGATCAGCATCCCGAAAACGATATTGAATGATCTCGACGATCATGATATTGAAGGTTTCATCAGTCGTTTGCCGCGTACCAAATTTGCAGTTGATTCGCTCGAACCTGGCAGTAACGCGGTAAAAGCTGGCCTCAAAAAAGGCGACAGCATTGTTATGGCCAACAATCACCCGATTATTTTTTGGGATGAGTTGCAGGCCCAGCTGGCAGCCAACAAAGGCAAACAGATTGAACTTGGCGTAAAACGCAACCATGTACCCGTAACGCTAAAAGCCTCGGTTACTGCCGATGGTAAATTAGGCTTTTACCGTTCAAGAAATGATTTTGCCGATATCAGGACAGTAAAATACGGCTTCTTCGAATCCTTCCCTATCGCAACAGCAAAAGCATGGAGCACTTTCAGAGATAATGCCAAGGGCATTGGAAAAATTGCCCAGGGCGATGTTAACCCGCGCAAAGCTGTAAGCGGCCCTATAGCAATTGCCAACCTGTTTGGCGGCACAATTGATTGGGTACACTTCTGGACGTTGGTAGGCTTCCTCTCGATGGTGTTAGCACTCATGAACCTGTTGCCTATCCCGGCGCTTGATGGCGGACATGCAGTATTCCTGATCATCGAGATGATTAAGGGTAAACCGCTAAGCGATAAATTCCTTGAGCGTGCACAGATTGTGGGCTTCGTAATACTGGTTTGCCTCATGGTATTTGTATTCGGCAATGATATTGTGCGGATAGTAACTAAGAAGTAG
- a CDS encoding glycerophosphoryl diester phosphodiesterase membrane domain-containing protein produces MYHPFSVAETIKTAWNILKKNFVPLVVYSIISLFINEFVEFLKTFIVLDDSAVTQMVFIVIQLIVQCFIGLSFYKLILTLMDRQYYEFEFKDILPTFKMTFNFVVIGILTGFFVALLVFLYVLGKRSIGFDRLFEIVELLLILYVSLRSIFCICFIVDDDSSPIESLRQSFEITKDNFFKTLGIFAIIILILVIVLIPVIAFIGFLGFDEDNDSFVFRLAFYCWFILTFPFIQVIIMVTYRKLVYSHLDVDDDLSETD; encoded by the coding sequence ATGTACCACCCTTTTTCTGTAGCGGAAACCATTAAAACCGCATGGAATATTTTAAAGAAAAATTTTGTCCCATTGGTGGTTTACTCAATTATATCCTTGTTTATTAACGAGTTTGTTGAGTTTTTAAAAACATTCATCGTGCTTGATGATAGCGCGGTGACGCAAATGGTATTCATCGTTATTCAACTGATAGTGCAATGCTTTATCGGCCTTAGCTTTTATAAACTCATATTAACACTTATGGACCGCCAGTATTATGAGTTTGAGTTTAAAGATATCCTGCCAACATTTAAAATGACCTTCAACTTTGTTGTTATCGGCATTTTAACAGGTTTTTTTGTTGCCCTGCTTGTTTTTTTATACGTGCTTGGAAAACGCAGTATCGGTTTCGATCGCCTTTTTGAAATAGTTGAGTTACTGCTTATTCTTTACGTAAGCCTCCGCAGTATTTTTTGCATTTGTTTTATAGTAGACGATGACTCCTCGCCTATCGAATCATTACGTCAGAGTTTCGAAATTACGAAAGACAATTTTTTTAAAACCCTCGGCATTTTTGCCATTATCATTTTAATACTGGTTATTGTATTAATCCCTGTTATTGCCTTTATCGGCTTCCTTGGGTTTGATGAAGATAACGACAGCTTTGTTTTCAGGCTGGCATTTTACTGCTGGTTTATTTTAACATTTCCGTTTATACAGGTAATCATTATGGTTACCTACCGCAAACTGGTTTACAGTCATCTTGATGTAGACGACGACCTATCAGAAACCGATTGA
- a CDS encoding DUF3696 domain-containing protein: MFESIELKNFKGFKEAQIDIGDLTILTGANSSGKSALTNSILSILQSDIFRFELSINGDYVNLGDYADIINNRDTSKDLTLAYTLELIGMSFKTTTVWSFDKLRRLPKMDSISILSDCLKLTATPQGNKGFQVKIAYDPQLDNLLKAEKSAESKGSNFEKTRNLYLTTYGKRKDFNLDTFNEKIEKSWQYEGFFENLENEALTFSLLTKIPYQVFQLIALSHFGLDNITKKTSFIGSLRNGPERTYYENSKSEIKVGPAGENFSDIIILWDSINDKKLDELKEITKSLGIAEDIKANRLTGGRYEIQIKPQKHSPFSSMSDVGFGVSQFLPIIISDIDKGEGSSLFIAQPETHLHPSVQADFCDYIIEQINSRKKSYFIETHSEYFLNRLRLNIVNNKISTDKVKVYYLINKTNDTEIHEIKFQKNGAIENAPEEFFKTYLMDTMDIALNAINNEE, translated from the coding sequence ATGTTTGAAAGCATAGAACTTAAAAACTTCAAAGGGTTTAAAGAAGCCCAAATTGACATAGGCGATTTAACAATATTAACAGGCGCTAACAGCAGTGGTAAAAGCGCGTTAACGAATTCAATTCTTTCAATCTTACAGTCGGATATCTTTAGGTTTGAGTTATCAATAAACGGAGACTATGTAAATCTTGGCGACTATGCAGATATTATAAATAATAGAGACACTTCCAAAGACTTAACTTTGGCCTATACATTGGAGCTCATTGGCATGTCATTTAAAACTACAACTGTTTGGAGTTTTGACAAACTTCGGAGACTACCTAAAATGGATAGTATTTCAATTTTAAGTGACTGCTTAAAACTGACAGCGACTCCACAAGGGAATAAAGGCTTTCAGGTAAAGATAGCTTACGATCCTCAATTAGACAATCTATTAAAAGCAGAAAAATCTGCTGAATCAAAAGGTAGTAATTTCGAAAAAACACGAAATTTATATCTTACAACTTACGGCAAAAGGAAAGATTTCAATTTAGATACATTTAATGAAAAGATAGAAAAAAGCTGGCAGTACGAAGGTTTTTTCGAAAATCTGGAAAATGAAGCGCTTACATTTTCTCTATTAACTAAAATACCGTACCAAGTTTTTCAGTTAATAGCTCTCTCCCACTTTGGTTTAGACAATATCACTAAAAAAACATCTTTTATTGGATCTCTCAGAAACGGCCCAGAGCGTACTTATTACGAAAACTCGAAATCTGAAATTAAAGTTGGACCTGCTGGAGAGAATTTTAGTGATATTATCATATTGTGGGATAGTATAAACGATAAAAAACTTGATGAATTAAAAGAAATCACTAAAAGTTTAGGTATCGCTGAAGACATTAAAGCTAATAGATTGACCGGTGGGAGATATGAAATTCAGATAAAACCTCAAAAGCATAGTCCATTTTCATCTATGAGTGATGTTGGTTTTGGAGTAAGCCAGTTTTTGCCTATTATCATTTCAGACATAGATAAGGGTGAGGGAAGTTCCTTATTTATTGCTCAACCAGAAACTCATTTACACCCCTCTGTTCAAGCAGATTTTTGCGACTACATAATCGAACAAATAAATAGTAGAAAAAAAAGCTATTTCATAGAAACTCATAGTGAATATTTTTTAAATAGGCTTCGACTTAATATAGTAAATAACAAAATCTCGACGGATAAAGTAAAAGTATATTATCTTATTAATAAGACAAATGATACAGAAATCCATGAAATAAAATTTCAAAAAAATGGCGCTATTGAAAATGCTCCAGAAGAATTTTTCAAAACATATCTCATGGATACTATGGACATAGCACTTAACGCAATTAACAATGAAGAATAA
- a CDS encoding GH3 auxin-responsive promoter family protein produces the protein MGLKSALSKLFAARVNRQLNYLRKNAVTLQQKNFSDIIDAAKNTAFGKDHQFAAINNYDDFKRLVPVHDYEDLRPYIDRVVNGEENVLWPGKPAYLAKTSGTTSGVKYIPISKESMPEHIKAARNALLSYIHETGKADFVDGKMIFLQGSPILAEKHGISTGRLSGIVAHHVPGYLQKNRLPSYETNCIEDWEQKVDAIVEETFNEDMRLISGIPPWCQMYFDRLSAKAGGKKINEIFPNFKLYVYGGVNYEPYRTRMEESIGFKIDSIETYPASEGFIAFQDSQKEKGLLLLVDSGIFYEFIPSDEFFNENPTRINIKDVELDKNYAIILNTSAGLWGYSLGDTIKFVSKDPYRIVVTGRIKHYISAFGEHVIGEEVEHALMSVAKQEGVDVVEFTVAPQVNPEAGQLPYHEWFIEFGSAPADLRSFALKVDEALQKKNIYYFDLIEGNILQPLVIQSLQKDAFINYMRSEGKLGGQNKVPRLSNDRKIAEGLKEYLTLK, from the coding sequence ATGGGCCTGAAATCAGCATTAAGCAAACTCTTCGCCGCCCGTGTTAACAGGCAATTGAACTACCTGCGCAAAAACGCCGTAACCCTGCAGCAAAAAAACTTCAGCGATATAATTGATGCTGCAAAAAATACCGCTTTCGGTAAAGATCATCAGTTTGCCGCAATCAATAACTACGATGATTTTAAGCGCCTGGTACCCGTTCATGATTATGAAGATCTGCGCCCATATATCGATCGCGTAGTTAACGGTGAAGAAAACGTATTATGGCCCGGTAAACCTGCTTACCTGGCTAAAACATCGGGCACTACATCAGGAGTAAAATATATCCCCATCTCAAAAGAAAGCATGCCCGAGCATATCAAGGCCGCCCGTAATGCCCTGCTAAGCTATATTCATGAAACAGGCAAGGCCGATTTTGTAGACGGCAAAATGATATTTTTACAAGGCAGCCCTATCCTGGCCGAAAAACACGGAATTTCAACTGGCAGATTGTCAGGCATTGTAGCCCATCACGTACCCGGCTATCTGCAAAAAAACAGGTTGCCCAGCTACGAAACCAATTGCATTGAAGATTGGGAGCAGAAAGTTGATGCCATAGTTGAGGAAACTTTTAATGAAGATATGCGACTCATTAGCGGCATCCCGCCCTGGTGCCAGATGTATTTCGACAGGTTATCGGCCAAAGCCGGTGGCAAAAAGATTAACGAGATCTTTCCTAACTTTAAACTGTATGTATACGGCGGTGTAAACTATGAGCCGTACAGAACACGTATGGAAGAAAGTATCGGGTTTAAAATCGATTCGATAGAAACTTATCCCGCATCCGAAGGTTTTATAGCTTTCCAGGATTCGCAGAAAGAAAAAGGGCTTTTGTTATTGGTTGATTCGGGCATCTTTTATGAATTTATCCCATCAGACGAGTTTTTTAACGAAAACCCAACCCGTATCAATATCAAGGATGTTGAGCTGGATAAAAATTACGCCATCATCCTGAATACCAGCGCCGGTTTATGGGGATATAGTTTGGGCGATACCATTAAATTTGTTTCGAAAGATCCGTATCGCATAGTAGTTACAGGCCGTATAAAGCATTATATCTCAGCCTTTGGCGAACATGTTATCGGCGAAGAGGTGGAGCATGCGCTGATGAGCGTTGCCAAACAGGAAGGCGTGGATGTGGTTGAATTTACCGTAGCACCGCAGGTTAACCCGGAGGCTGGGCAATTACCTTACCATGAGTGGTTTATAGAATTCGGCTCGGCCCCTGCTGATCTCCGTTCATTTGCACTTAAAGTAGACGAGGCCCTGCAGAAAAAAAATATTTACTATTTTGACCTCATAGAAGGTAACATTTTACAACCTTTGGTTATCCAAAGCCTGCAAAAAGATGCATTTATCAATTACATGCGTTCGGAAGGTAAGCTTGGCGGGCAAAATAAAGTACCAAGGTTATCTAACGACAGGAAGATAGCTGAGGGATTGAAAGAATATTTAACCCTAAAATAA
- a CDS encoding 1-deoxy-D-xylulose-5-phosphate reductoisomerase codes for MPQIKNIAILGSTGSIGTQTIDVIRWNSNLFRAFMLTAHSNADLLITQAIEFVPEYAIICDQSKYQQVKEALAHLPIQVLAGHQAIIDTVTHPDIAVVLTAMVGFAGLEPTISAIKAGKNIALANKETLVVAGDIITALAKQHGISILPVDSEHSAIFQCLVGEEYKAIEKLIITASGGPFRGRSLDFLANVTREDALKHPNWVMGAKITIDSASLMNKGLEVIEAKWLFDVEVDQIEVIVHPQSIIHSLVQFRDGSIKAQLGLPDMKLPIQYALTYPERIQTNFKRFSFMDYPNLTFEKPDTDTFRNLSLAYAALRQGGNMPCIINAANEVAVAGFLNRKIGFLTMSSVIEECMQQINFIASPTLADYLNTDKETRIFAQNYIEQLPSKALQF; via the coding sequence ATGCCGCAAATAAAAAACATAGCCATCCTTGGCTCAACAGGCAGCATTGGCACGCAAACGATTGATGTAATCAGGTGGAACAGTAATTTATTTCGGGCATTTATGCTCACCGCGCATTCAAACGCCGATTTACTGATTACCCAGGCTATCGAGTTTGTGCCCGAGTATGCCATTATATGTGATCAAAGCAAATACCAGCAGGTAAAGGAAGCTTTAGCCCATTTACCCATACAGGTGCTCGCCGGTCACCAGGCTATTATTGATACCGTTACACATCCCGATATAGCGGTGGTGCTTACTGCCATGGTGGGTTTTGCCGGGTTGGAGCCGACGATATCGGCTATTAAAGCAGGTAAAAACATCGCTCTTGCCAACAAAGAAACTCTGGTGGTTGCCGGCGATATCATCACCGCGCTTGCCAAACAACACGGCATCAGCATTTTACCGGTTGATTCTGAACATTCGGCTATCTTTCAATGCCTTGTGGGTGAAGAGTATAAAGCGATCGAAAAGCTGATCATCACAGCCTCTGGAGGCCCCTTCCGCGGCCGCAGCCTTGATTTTTTGGCGAATGTAACCCGCGAGGATGCATTAAAACATCCTAACTGGGTAATGGGCGCTAAAATCACCATCGATTCGGCCTCCTTGATGAATAAAGGGCTGGAAGTTATTGAAGCCAAATGGCTTTTTGATGTTGAAGTGGATCAGATTGAAGTGATCGTGCATCCGCAATCCATCATTCACTCGCTGGTACAATTCAGGGATGGATCGATCAAGGCACAGTTAGGTTTGCCCGATATGAAGCTGCCTATTCAATATGCACTCACTTATCCCGAAAGAATCCAAACCAATTTTAAACGGTTTAGTTTTATGGATTATCCTAATCTAACATTCGAAAAACCGGATACCGATACTTTCCGTAATCTTAGTTTAGCTTATGCCGCCCTCAGGCAGGGCGGCAACATGCCTTGCATCATTAATGCAGCAAACGAAGTAGCAGTGGCGGGCTTTTTAAACCGTAAGATCGGCTTTTTAACTATGAGCAGCGTTATTGAAGAGTGTATGCAGCAAATAAATTTTATTGCCAGCCCTACTCTTGCCGATTATTTGAATACTGATAAAGAAACACGCATCTTTGCCCAAAATTATATAGAACAATTACCTTCAAAAGCATTACAATTTTAA
- a CDS encoding DUF4199 domain-containing protein, whose protein sequence is MEVKKASPSQPALKWALINLIASIVITYAFQFLNVDQNSSAKYLSFLPFIIFLLLTQKEFKGQLGGYLTYGEGFLSGFLYSIFTGVFIAIFTYVYYAILSPEMVSKIMESSRAQMEAKGNMTQEQIDTGMGIATKYFAVFATVGVVFSYAIFGAIVSLISAAVFKNERSPFDVPDNYDAPTPSDPTV, encoded by the coding sequence ATGGAAGTAAAAAAAGCGAGTCCCTCGCAGCCGGCTCTTAAATGGGCTTTGATTAACCTGATAGCTTCAATAGTGATCACCTATGCTTTTCAGTTTTTAAATGTTGATCAAAACTCATCAGCAAAATACCTGAGTTTTCTGCCGTTTATTATTTTCCTGCTTTTAACCCAAAAGGAATTTAAGGGACAACTTGGTGGATATCTTACCTACGGTGAGGGCTTTTTATCAGGCTTTTTGTATTCCATTTTTACAGGAGTTTTCATCGCAATATTCACCTATGTGTATTATGCCATTTTAAGCCCCGAAATGGTTAGTAAAATAATGGAGTCGTCGCGTGCGCAGATGGAAGCCAAGGGAAACATGACCCAGGAACAGATTGATACCGGCATGGGCATTGCAACTAAGTACTTTGCTGTTTTTGCCACGGTAGGCGTTGTTTTTTCGTACGCTATTTTTGGCGCTATTGTTAGCCTTATTTCGGCAGCGGTGTTCAAAAACGAGCGCTCACCATTTGACGTTCCGGATAACTACGATGCGCCTACGCCTTCAGATCCGACGGTATAA
- a CDS encoding DUF4199 domain-containing protein, with translation MSAELDKTIKIQGLIRGLILGAVLTAVSIIYFYFMVNMAKSAVSITVGSMLFTYVLPIVIAALLCVNLRTKIGGFWTMRQAGTGIFIMFFVSYLIMFIVRDQLFAKVIEPDMVQKTETAMINALNSLKDSTTKPEEKKQADIKIAEMKKTFEAGRTITIGQQIQSLGVSIIFLFVLSIIFAAFFKREPLSAAPGN, from the coding sequence ATGAGCGCAGAATTAGATAAAACTATAAAAATACAGGGACTTATCAGGGGCCTGATATTAGGTGCGGTGTTAACGGCGGTAAGCATCATTTATTTTTATTTTATGGTAAATATGGCAAAATCGGCTGTTTCAATAACAGTTGGTTCAATGCTGTTTACTTACGTATTGCCAATAGTTATTGCTGCGTTGCTATGCGTTAACCTGCGTACAAAAATTGGTGGCTTCTGGACAATGAGGCAAGCCGGAACCGGCATCTTCATTATGTTTTTTGTATCCTATTTAATTATGTTTATTGTAAGGGATCAGCTTTTTGCAAAGGTTATTGAGCCTGATATGGTTCAAAAAACCGAAACCGCTATGATAAATGCCTTAAATAGTTTAAAAGACAGTACCACAAAACCCGAAGAGAAAAAGCAGGCCGATATCAAGATTGCCGAAATGAAAAAAACATTTGAAGCAGGCAGAACAATCACCATAGGGCAACAAATTCAATCGTTAGGCGTCAGCATTATATTTTTATTTGTTTTATCCATCATTTTTGCGGCTTTTTTTAAGCGGGAACCATTAAGCGCTGCTCCTGGCAATTAA